The sequence TGAAGGGGAAGAGGATGCGGATATTATCAATGCTGGAAAGCAAACGATAACAACTTTAGCAGGAGCTAGTTTTTTTGATTCTGCTTTTAGTTTTGGAATGATTCGTAGTCAAAAAGTAGATTTAACTATTTTAGGAGCAATGGAAGTTGCGGAAAACGGAGATATTGCCAATTGGAAAATACCAGGTAAAATGGTGAAAGGTATGGGCGGTGCAATGGATTTAGTTGCTTCTGCTGAAAATATCATAGTCGCTATGATGCATGTTAATAAGGCGGGTGAGTCTAAATTATTAAAAAAATGCTCATTACCTTTAACAGGAGTTGGTTGTGTGAAAAAAATTGTAACAGAATTAGCTGTAATTGAAGTTACTCCAAAAGGATTTAAATTGTTAGAAAGAGCTCCAGGTGTTACTGTTGAAGATATAAAAAATGCGACAGAAGGAACGTTAATTATTGAAGGTGAAATACCAGAAATGGAGTTCTAAAAGAAATATAATATAAAAACAAAAAAAAGGCAATTTCTCTTTTGAAATTGCCTTTTTTTTGTTTTTATAGGATTGTGTAAATGTTAATTAAATTATGTTTTTTCTATATATTTAGTT is a genomic window of Flavobacterium jumunjinense containing:
- a CDS encoding CoA transferase subunit B, which produces MALDKNQIAQRIAKEVKDGYYVNLGIGIPTLVANYVREDISVEFQSENGVLGMGPFPFEGEEDADIINAGKQTITTLAGASFFDSAFSFGMIRSQKVDLTILGAMEVAENGDIANWKIPGKMVKGMGGAMDLVASAENIIVAMMHVNKAGESKLLKKCSLPLTGVGCVKKIVTELAVIEVTPKGFKLLERAPGVTVEDIKNATEGTLIIEGEIPEMEF